The Hyalangium gracile DNA segment ACAGCACCAGCCAGCCGGTGCCGGGCAGCGTGCCCGTCAGCATCAGCAGCGCGGGCACCGCGTGCATGTTGCCGCCGCCCGTCATGTAGCCCGCCGCGGACGCCACCGAGCCCATGGCGTTGTTCTCCAGCGGGGAGAAGTCGTTGCGGAACACGCCCACCTGGCGCAGCAGGCTGAAGACGGAGAAGGCCAGGATGCAGGCGGTGAGGGTGACGCCCATGCTCCAACCCGTCTTGAGGATGACGTACAGGTTGGAGAGGCACATCACCATGCCGATGAGCATGCCGGCGATGACGGCGCGCGGCGTGAGCTGGCGCACGCCTCCCTGGTACACGTTCTCCAGCCAGTAGCGCTCGGGGTCCTGCGCCGCGGCGGACGCGGCCCCCGGAGGGGCCTCAACGGGAACGTGCGAGGGCTTCTCGTTCGGTGCGGGGTGGCTCATTGGGGGCAGCAACCATAATGCACCGGCCCCGAATCGCCGAGCGCCCCGCGCGGAGGGCGTGCGCCCCCCCTCGTCACTCGTGGTGGTGGCCGTGGCCGTCCGGGCCGTGGGCGTGGCCGTGGGTGAGCTCCTCGGCGGTGGCATCCCGCACCCCGCGTACGGTCACGTCGAAGTGCAGCGTCTTGCCCGCCAGGGGGTGGTTCAGGTCGACGATGACCGTGTCCCCCTTCACCTCGTGGATGCCGATGGGGATGACCTCGCCCCCGTCCGTCTGCGCGGCCAGGCGCATGCCCGGCTTCAGCTCGGCGTTGGCGGGGAACATGGTGCGCGGCACCTCCTGGAGCCCTCGGGAGTCATGCTCGCCGTAGCCCTGCCCGGGGGGCACCACCACCTTCTTGGCATCGCCCACGCCCATGCCCTCCAGGGCCCCCTCGAGCCCCGGGACGATCTGCCCACGCCCGTGCAGGTACGAGAGCGGCTGGCCGGGCTCGCTCTGGTCGACGACCTGACCGTCCCCGAGGTGCAGCTGGTACTCCAACGAGATGATTCGATCCTTGCCGACTTTCATGAGGCCGCTCCTTGGGTGCGACTACGAGTTGGGACTTCCTTCCGGAAGATTGCGAGCGAGTTCCCACACCTGCACTGCCCTGACGTACCCCCACCTGGGGAGCGAGCCCCTGCCCGGCGGGTCGGTCCACCTGGGAGCAGGGAGGCTATGGAAGGCACTCGGGATATGGGACTCGGAGTGAAGGCCCCGCTCTTCGAGAGCAGGGCTGGGAGGAGGTATATCGCGCCGGGCAAGCCCTGTCGCAGCGTGCGGGAGGGAGCCGTCACCCGGAGGACGACTCGACAGGTTCCCCTGGGGACTGGCCCTCGGAGGGCTCTCCCCGGGCGACGTAGAGGGCCGCGGCGAGATCGCCCGAGACGTTGAGCGTGGTGCGGCACATGTCGAGGAAGCGGTCCACGCCGAGGATGAGCCCGATGCCCTCGGTGGGAATCTTGAAGATGCCGAGGATCATCAGCACAACGGGCAGGGAGCCGGCGGGGACGCCCGCGGTGCCGATGCCCGCCAGCACGCAGATGAACATGATCTGGGCCTGATCCGCGAGGCTCAGGGGCACCGCGTACACCTGGGCGAGGAAGAGCACGGTGACGCCCTCGAAGAGCGCGGTGCCGTTCTGGTTCATGGCCGCGCCAGCGGTGAGGACGAAGCGCGACACGTGGCGCGGGAGCCGGAGGTTCTCCTCGGCGACCTTGAGGGCGGTGGGCAGCGTGGCGTTGGAGGAGGCCGTGGAGAAGGCGGTGGCCATGGCCAGGCGGATGTCACGGAAGAACGTGAGGGGGTTGCGCCCGCCGAGGAAGCGCACCGAGAGCGAGTACACCCCGAACATGTGCAGCCCGAGCGCCAGCACCACCACGGCCACGTAGGCGAGGATGGAGCCCAGCACCTGAACACCGAGCTGCGCCATGACGGAGAAGAGGAGCGCCGCCACGCCGAAAGGCGCCAGGCGCAGCACTCCGTCGATGAGCCGCATCATCACGTCATAGAGCCCCTGCAGCATCTCGCGCAGGCGCAGAGCCCCCGGCGTACGGGTCAGCGCCAGGCCGGCGCCGAAGATGAGGGCGAAGATGATGACGCCGATGATATCTCCTTCCGCGGCGGCGCGCAGCGGGTTGTCCGGCACCATGCCGACGAGGATCCCGGCGGGCGCGGTGCTGCCGGGCCTGGGGGCCGCCTTGACGGTGGAGGTGTTCTTCGCGGCGGAGGCGCGCGCCTCCTCGCTGAAGCCCACGCCGGGCTGGAGCATGTTGACCAGCACCAGCCCCAGGACGACGGCGATGGTGGAGAAGGCCACGGTGTAGGCGAGGGTCTTCAGCCCGAGCCGGCCGATCTGCCGCAGGTCCAGCTCGCACACGCCAATCACCAGGGCGGAGAAGAGCAGCGGCATCACCATCATGATCAGCAGGCGGATGAAGACCTTGCCCAGGGGCTCGGTGATGTTCGTCACCACCCAGGAGAGCCAGGCCGCGTCACCGGCGAGCGAGTGGGCCACGAGCCCCGCCACGGTGCCAGCGATAATGCCCACGAGCATCTTCTGGTGTGCCTTCATCGCGGCGCAGCCTAGCGATGAATGGAGGTGGCGCATACCTTCCATTCAGCGGAAGCTGCGAGGCCTCGTGGAACCGTACTTCCAACAGATCGAGCTCAGCGACGGAGTCCTGCCCGCCCCGCTCTTCCGCCGCCTGCTGCGGCGCGTGGGAGCGCTGGGCACCGAGCGCCTGCGCACCACCTACCAGACGACCTTCTGGTACGACTTCAGCGAGCCCACCAACGTGGTGGAGGAGGTCATCCTCACGCTGCGGCCCCGCGTGGTGAAGCACCCGCGCATCGTCGGCGTGGAGTGGTGGCTGAGCCGCATGTACGCCACGGACGTGCGCGTGGACTTCCACCAGGACCGGGACGAGAAGCTGGCGCTGCGCACCGGGAAGCTGGTGCACCCGCGCCTGTCCTCGGTGCTCTTCCTCAACCGCGTGCGCGGCGGGGCCCTGGCCATCACGCGCGAGCTGCCGGACCCGGCCAACCCCTCCCTGGCGCCCCGAAAGCTGGACGACCTGACGCTGGTGGCGCCCCGCCCCAACCGCTTCGTCGTCTTCGACGGCACGCTCACCCACGGAGTGCTGGACGCGAACAACCAGATCCCGGATGGCAGGCTCCCGGGCCGCACGCGGCAGCGCCGCACCATCGCGCTGAACTGGTGGACGCGGCGTCCCACGGACACGCCCACGTGGGCGGAGACGAAGCTCTACCGCGCGCTGGGAGGCTGAGCCTTCGCCGTCTCGTGCAGGCGGTGCGTGACGCGCTCGGCCCACTCGGGCTCGATCTCCATGCACGCCGGCCTGCGCCCCAGCCTCAGCGCCGCCGCGGGCGTGGAGCCGCTCCCCGCAAAGGGATCCAGGATCGTATCCCCAGGCCGGGTATAGGTCCGCACCAGCGGCTCCAGCACGGAGAACGGCTTGTGGTGCGGGTGGTTGCCCCAGCGCCCCGCCTCTCCGTCATCGTCGTAGCCGCTCACCACCGCCCAGACCGTCGGCGGCTCTCCCAGGCCCGGCACCGGCGCCGGCGTCCGCGCGAACACCAGGGCGACCTCATAGACGCGCAGCAGCTGCTCGTTCGCGTTCTTCTCGGTGGTGCGCTTGCCCCAGACGTACTCGCCCCTCAGGTGCGTGTAGCCGAGCCCCCGGGCCACCGTCGTGATGGGCTCCTTGCCCAGCAGGTTCGTCCAGATGACCAGCGGCGCCTCCGGCGTGAGCCAGCCCACCGCGCGCGTCATCCACGCCTCCGTGAAGACGCGGTAGTCCCGCACGGTCTCGAAGCGGACGATGGGGTTGCGATCGATCTTCTTGTGGGCGCGCGGATCCCGCTCGTCCCCGCCCTTCCTGCGCCGGGTCAGCAGACAGTACGGCGGATCCGTGAGGAGCAGGCCGGCGCGGGACTCCCCGAGCGCCGCACGGTACCCGTCCTCCTCGCGCGCATCGGCGCGGTGGCAGCGCAGGGCCTCGGTGGGAAGATCGATGCTCATCCGACCGCGCACCCTACACCCGGTGGCGTGGGGCTCAAGACATCGCGCGCAGCTCGGAGCGGGAGACCGCCTCAATCTCACTGACAGGCACCCGGACGTGCGAGCGGAAGACCGCGAACTCGGTCCCCGCCTCGGTGACCACGTCCATCATCTGATCGATGAAGGTCTCACCCTCGCGGAGCTGTACGGCCACGGGACGCCGCCGCAGGACCGCCTCCTCGAGCACATCAATGAAGTCACACTGCCCTACATCGTCCTGGAAGATCCGGCTCATGTCCCACCTGACCCGGGATGGAGCCCGGTTCCGAGGCGCGGTGCACCGCCTCCCCCTGTGAATGCTCAAAGGCGGTAACGGCCTCGGAGCTCGGGTGCAACCCAAACCCGAGCCATCAGGTCACGCGCTGCACTCGGATCAGATCTTTCCGGCGGCGTAGTCCTTCGCGTACTCCTTGAAGGTGCGCGGCGGCCGGCCGAGCACGTCCTTCACCCCGGTGGCCGGCGTAGCCGCCCAGCCGTTTCGAATCAGGGCCGCCAGCTCCGACAGACCATCCACGATCCAGTCGGGCATGTGCTGGTCCTTCATGGCCTTGCGCCCCGCCTCTTCCGGCACCGGCACATGGGTGTACTTGCGGCCGAGCGCCTCGCCCAGGATGGTCAGCGCCTCGGCGGAGTCCAGGGCCTCGGGGCCGGTCAACTCGTACGCCTTGCCCTCGTGCCCCTTGCCGGTCAGCACCGCCGCGGCCACCTCCCCCACGTCACGCCCATCCACCCAGACCGCCTTGCCGTTGCCGTGGGTGGTGTAGACGGTGCTGTCCTTCTTCGGATCCGCGCCGTAGAAGTTGAAGAAGTTCTCCATGAAGTAGGTGGGCCGCAGCATGGTCCACGCGATGCCGCTGTCCTTGATGGCCTTCTCGCTCGACCGGTGCAGCCGCCCCAGCGAGATGCCCGGCTCGGCATCCGCGCCCATCACCGACAGCTTCACGATGTGCTTCACGCCCGCCTTCTTCGCCGCATCCACGAGCGCCTGCGTGTACTGCGTCTGCTTGTCCGAAACGGGCGTCAGCAGGAAGACCTTCTCCACGCCCTGCAGCGCGGGGCCGAACGTCTCCGGCTTGTCCCAGTCGAACAGGACCGTCTCGACGCCCTGCCCCTTGAGCTTGTCTGGCGAGCGGGCCCCCACCTTGAAGCGCGCGCCCTTGGCCTGAAGCGCCTTCACCGTCGAAGAGCCGATCGTGCCCGTGCCACCCGTGACGAGAATCATGCCGCCTGCCTTTCGTGAACGAAACAGCCCACGCACCATGCCACGAGCCCTGGTGGCCGTCAGCCCGGCTTCCCACGAGCCACCCGTTGCTGCCCCCAGGGGCACAGGTCCAACACGGGGCAGCGGACGCAGGCGGGCGCCAGGTGGAAGCAGCAGCGCTGGCCATGGAGCATGAGCGCCTCGTGGTGATCATAGACCTGCTGCGCGTCCCAGCCCGGAGGCAACAGCGCGGAGAGCAGGGCATGGGAGCGCCCCACGGGGACACGGGCCGAGATGAGGCCCAGCCGCACCGCCACGCGGTAGTGGTGGCTGTCCACCGGCAGGGCCGGCCTCCTCAGGCGGCTGAACAGGAGCACCGCGGCGCTCGTCTTGGGCCCCACGCCCGGCAGCGACTCCAGCCATGCACGCGCCTGGGGCACCTCCAGCTCGCCCAGGAAGTCGAGCGCCATGTCCCCACCCCGACGAGCGGAGATCTCCCGGAGGACCGCCTGGAGGCGTGGCGCCTTCTGCTCGGGCCAGGTGACGGAGGCCACGGCCTCCTGCACCTCCAGGAGGGGCGCGTCCCGGACCGCCTCCCAGGTGGGAAAGCGCGCCCGGAGCTGCCGGAACGCCCGCCCCGAGTCCGCGTTGCGCGTGCGGTGCGACAGCAGCGCGGAGATGAGCTCGCTCAGCGGATCCAGGTCGTGGAAGAACGGGATGGGACAGCCATAGACGGCGCATAGGCGCTCGTGCACGCGCAGCGCCTTCTCGCGGGGCGGCAGCGACGCGGGTAGCTCGGGGATCTCCATGGCCAGGGACACCTCCTGCCTCACGGGTTGTGAGGGTTCGATGGGACCTGGCAGGTTACTTCGGGCGCGGGCGCTCCTCCGGGCCGGATGAGGGGACATGACGCATGGCGTTCACTGAGCGACGGCTCCCCCCAATGGACGCCATGGCCCGCCCCGGCATACCGTCTCGCCTGACCTGAGCGCACGAGTGCCCATGAGCTGGAATCCCCTCCGCACCCTGTCGCGCCCTCTCCGGAGCGGCGTCGTCCTCTGCCTGCTGGCGAGCCTCGCCCTGCTCCCGGCCACCGTCCGGGCCCAGGGCGCCGCCGAAGCGCCCGTGAGCCCGCCGGGCCCATTGGAGGAGAGCTCCGCCGTCGTGGCCCCACCGCCCACGGACGCGCCGAGCGCGCCGGCCCGCCGCAAGGGCTGGGACATCCAGGGCGTGCCCGCGCTCAACTTCAACACGGACGAGGGGTTCGGCTACGGCGCGATCCTGATGCTCGTCGACCGGGCGGATGGCACGTACGAGCCCTTCCGCTACTCGGTCCTGCTGCAGCTCTTCCAGACGACGCGGCAGGTGGCCGCGCACCTCATCACCGTCGACGCGCCGCGCTTCCTCGACTCGCAGTGGCGCATGGGCCTGGAGCTGGCATACGCGCGAACCCTGTTCGCGCCCTACTACGGCCTGGGGAACACCGCGTCCTTCGTGAAGGAGTTCTCGAGGTGTGACGATCGCGACGCCCTGGAGGGCAATCCAGACGTCTGCCCGGGCAACCCCGACTTCCGCGGCCTGCGCTACTACACGTACGACCACCAGAGCCTGCCGCGAATCCGCCTCAACGCGCGGCGCCAGCTCTCCGACACCTGGCGGCTCTTCCTGGGCTACCGCCTGCGCATGGACCGCATCCGCATGCGCTACTCGCCCGACGATCTGGGCCAGAGCGGAGACTCGAAGCTCCTCGAGGACACGTCCACGGGAGTGCTCCAGAGCGATGAAGGCAGCCTCGGCGATCCGCTCTCGCAGCGCACCTCCGAGCTGATGGTCGGGCTCCAGTACGACACGCGAGACATCGAGGCCGCCCCCACGCTGGGCATGTTCCACGAGCTGTCCGTGCGCGGCGGCGCGGGGGCGATTGGCAGCCAGTTCAACTACTGGGGAGCCACGCTGCACTCCCGGTTCTTCCACCCCGTCATCCCCGGGTACTCGCGGCTGGTGATGGCGTGGCGCGGCCTGTTCGACGTGATGGGCGGCGACGTGCCCATCTCCCTGCTGCCGGTGTACGGCGGGTTCGAGAACAGGGACGGCCTGGGTGGCGTGTACTCCGCGCGCGGCATCCTCCTGCGGCGCTACCAGGGCCCGGCCAAGCTGCTGCTCAACGCGGAGCTGCGCTGGATGGCGCTCTCGGTGGAGCCGTGGGGGCAGCAGTTCGACTTCACCCTGGCCGGCTTCCTGGACGGAGGGCGCGTCTGGAGCAACCTGGACTTCCAGGAGGGAGGCGGCCTGAAGACGTCCACGGGCGGCGGGCTGCGCATCTCCTGGAACCGCGAGTTCGTCATCCGCCTGGACTACGGCGTCGGCATCACCGAGCCCACCACGGGCTTCTATCTGGACATCGGCCACATCTTCTGAGCGCTCTGCTCCTCGGAAGATCGATGAGGACTCTCATGTCACGGAATGCGTCCCTGCTCGTCGCCACCCTGGCTGCCTGGGTGGCCGTCACCGGCTGCAAGAAGGAAGAGCCCGTCCGCGCGGACGCGGACTTCTACAAGAAGACCCAGGAGGCGCTGATCCGCGCGAAGCCGGGCGCGGTCATCGAATTGCCCGAGGGCCGCTTCCAGCTGGACCGGAGCCTGTCCTCCACGGTGGATGGCATCACGATCCGGGGCAAGGGCATGGACAAGACGGTCCTGTCCTTCAAGGGCCAGACGCAGGGCGCGGAGGGCCTGCTCCTCAAGGGCAACAACCTCACCCTGGAGGACTTCGCCGTCGAGGACACGAAGGGGGACGCCATCAAGGTCAACGGGGCGAACGGGCTGGCCATCCGGCGCGTGCGGACCGAGTGGACGGGCGGCCCCAAGGCCACGAATGGCGCGTACGGCATCTATCCGGTGCAGTGCAAGAACGTGCTGATCGAGGACTCGGTGGCCATCGGGGCGTCGGACGCGGGCATCTACGTGGGGCAGTCCGAGTACGTCGTCATCCGCCGCAACAAGGCGATGCGGAACGTGGCGGGCATCGAGAGCGAGAACACGAAGTACGCCGACATCTACGAGAACACGACGACGGAGAACACGGGCGGCATCCTGGTGTTCGATCTGCCGGATCTGCCGGTCCAGGGCGGCAAGTCCACGCGCGTGTTCAACAACGACATCTACGGCAACGACACGGACAACTTCGCGCCCGAGGGGAACATCGTCGCCACGGTGCCTGCCGGCACGGGGATGATGATCATGGCCAACGATCAGGTCGAGGTCTTCAACAACCGGATCCGGGACAACAAGACGGCGAACATGTTCATCGTCAGCTACTTCGTGTCTCGCAAGCCCATCAAGGACAAGAACTACGATCCCTACCCCGAATCCATATACATCCACGACAACACGTTCTCGGGGGGTGGCCAGTCGCCGAGCGGGCTGGCGATCAAGCTGCTCGCGCTGAAGCTCGGCAAGCCCTTCCCGGACATCCTCTATGACGGCATCGTGGACGACAAGAAGCTGAGCCCGCAGGGCACGCTGCCGGACGCGCTGCGACTCTGCATCCGGAACAACGGGGACGCGGACTTCGTCAACGCCGACCTGGAGCACGACTTCGCGAACATGAACAGGGACCTGAAGCCCCATGACTGCGCGCACCCCAGCCCCGAGCCGGTGAAGCTGTCGGGAGTGGCGCAGTGAGGCGGAACGGGCACTCGAGACGCTGGAAGCTGGGGGGCCTGCTGCTCGTGCTGGCCCTGGGAGCGGGGGGCTGCAGCAAAGGGCGGAGTGAGGTCCAGACCTTCGTGGAGGATCCGTATCCGGAGAAGCTGTCGGCGTGGGGGCTCTTCCGGGGCACGGGCTGGACGCTCGAGCCCAATGCGGGCGTCGTCCCGTACGATCTGAACACGCCGCTCTTCACCGACTACGCGGAGAAGTACCGGACGATCTGGTTGCCACCGGGGCAGTCGGCCACCTATCGGGACGCCGAGGTGTTCGACTTCCCGGTGGGGACGATCATCTCCAAGACGTTCATGTACCCGAGCGATGGGAAGGTCCCGGCGGCAACTGGGGCGCGGCGGACGGCGGGCAACGGGGACAAGCGCTTCCGGCCGCTCGAGACTCGAATCCTCGTGCACGCGAAGCAGGGGTGGATCTCGCTGCCGTACGTGTGGAACGAGGACGGCACGGACGCCACGCTGGAGGTGGTGGGCGCCAGCCGTACGGTGGAGGTGACGCACGCCTCGGGGAAGAAGCTGCCCGTCCACTACATGGTCCCCAACGTGAACCAGTGCCAGGGCTGCCACGAGCGCAACAAGGCCATGACGCCGATCGGGCTCCAGGCGCGGCACCTCAACCGGGACTATGCCTATGACGAGGGCTCCGAGAACCAGCTCACGCGGCTGGCGCGTGTGGGGTACCTCAAGGGAGCGCCGGAGCCTCGGGCGGCGCCTCGGAACGCTGTCTGGAACAATCCGAGCACGGGGAGCGTGGAGGAGCGCGCCCGGGCGTACCTCGACGCGAACTGCGCGCACTGCCATGACCGGCGTGGGCCCGCGGCGAGCTCGGCGTTGTACCTGTCCGCGCAGGAGAAGGAGCCGCACACGCTCGGCCGGTGCAAGGCGCCGGTGGCCGCGGGACGAGGCGCGGGGAAGGACCTCCCGTTCGACATCGTCCCAGGCAAGCCCGAGCGATCGATCCTCGTGTATCGGATGGACTCGCTGGATCCGGGCGTGATGATGCCGGAGCTGGGGCGCTCGCTCATCCACGACGAGGGCGTGGCGCTCATCCGGGAGTGGGTCCAACAGATGCAGGGTTCCTGCGAGGGCGAGGGACGGCAGGCGCTGGGTGGCGGCTAGGTTCCCCGAAGGCGGTGGGGGCTACCGAGCAACCGTCTGTCTCCCTTGCTGTCCGGGGAGGCTCGAGGTGGCTACACTGTTGAGGAAGGAAGAGGGAGAGCCATGAGAGTACCCGCTCGGAAACCCGCGACGTACGAAGATCTCTGCGCACTTCCCGAGAACCTCGTGGGAGAGATCATCGACGGCGAGCTGTATACCTCACCGAGACCTGCCTCCCGACATGCCAAGGTCTCTTCAGTCCTGGGAATGGACCTGGGCGGGCCGTTCCAGCGGGGACGTGGAGGACCCGGGGGCTGGTGGATCCTCGATGAGCCTGAGCTGCACTTTGGCAATGACGTGCTCGTGCCCGATCTTGCCGGCTGGAAGGTCGAGCGAATGCCTCGCATTCCGGATGCGCCCTTCATCGAGCTGGCTCCCAACTGGATCTGCGAGGTCCTCTCACCTTCCACGGCGAAGCTCGACCTCGTTCGCAAGCTGCCTCGCTACGCGCGCGCGTCCGTGGAGCATGCCTGGGTGATCGATCCCATCCATCGGACGCTCGAAGTCTTCCGCCAGGAGCACGAGCGCTGGGTGCTGGTCGCCGCGTTCGTGGGCGATGACAAGGTGCGTGCCGAGCCTTTTGATGCGGTGGAGCTGGAGCTCGGCGCCCTGTGGCTGGAAGAGGCTCCTCCCCCGTCACCTGACTCGGAGCGCTGAAGCTCCGTCAGCGGACGTGCACAGGGGTGAGCTCGCCGGACTTCAGCTCCCGGGCATGCACGTCCCGGAACAGCGCGTAGGTGTTCCCGCGCGAGTCCTTCACCTGCAGGTGGATGCGGTACCACCTGGGGCCCTCGGCCTCGTCCATCGCTGGCACCGTGAACGTCCCACGTGCCATCCCGCTGATGGGCGGCACGAAGGGATACACCCGGCCTCCATCGTGGAAGTCCACCTTCCATGTGAAGGCGCTCGCCGGCAGCCCGCCATCCTCCGGGTCCATGCCGCGCGCCTCGAACGTGATGGCGCTCCCAGGCTGATAGCGCGCCCCCTCCTGCGGTGAGTGCAGCGTCGCGACCGGAGGCCTGTCTCCCCGCGCGACCTCGGCCTCGGCGGGCTCACGCCGCGCCTCGTCCTCATCCGCCCCCTCGTAGCGTGAGGGCGGCGGCATGGGCGGCTCGGTGAACTCCGCTCCAGTACATCCCCCGAGCACCAGGAGCAGGAAGGCCGAAAATTTCTTCAGAGACATGGCTGCGCTTCACCGGCACATGCCGGCTTGGGCGTGCCCGGGAAGTTGGGGTGCCTGCTCCCGCACGCCACCCACAAGCCGACTCAGGCCTCACCGGTCATCCAGGAATGAACGGTCTCCAGGGAGGACTGCCATGCAGCCATCAGCCCTCCCCTCCCGGAGTGTCCAGCGATGGATCCCGCCCGCCTCCTCAGCGGGCCCGGGTACGCCCGGCGCGGCGGGCACCTCGCACCACCTCCACCCAGCGGCCCTGGAGGCGCGCCTCGGAGGCGAGCGCCTCCTCCCAGGAGGGACCGTCCGGCAACAGCCGCTGCGCATGGGACAGCACGAGCCGCTCCAGCGCGCGCTCCTCGCACAACCGCCGCAAGCCCGGCCCGTCCAGCCCACACGCGCCCAGGAACGCCTGCCGCTCCGAGGGCTTCACGCGATGGTGCCGCCACCACTCCGCCTCCGCCGCCTTCACCTCCTCCGCCGTCGGCACCAGCCCCAGCGAACGAGCCCACCCCGCCAGCAGCGCCCGCCGCAGCCCCGCCTCGGCCAGTTCCACGCTGTCTGGCGCCCGCTGCAGCGCCGCCACCACCTGCGCGGAGGGCACCGCCCTGCCGTCCAGCACGGACACGTCATCCGCCAGCCTCCGCCGCCGCACCAGCGAGGAGGGCGGAGGCCGGGACGCGCCTCGCGGCAGCTGCACCGGCAACGGGGACGACGCGAACGCCGCCGCCGCACGGATGCAGGCGATGGCGTCCTGCCGCTTGAGATCCTCCACGCCCCTCGAGAACCAACCCTCCCAGTCCCCCCGCGTGGCCGCCGGCCAGGTGGGCCGCACCGACTCCAGGATCCGGCGCCAGGTGCGGTCCTGGTAGAAGAGGCCCTCGGCCGCCATCACCACCGCCCGCGCCTGCCGCTGGTTGAGCACCCGCGCCGCTCGCGCCTGGGCCACCACGTGCCGGACATTCACCAGCGGCACGGTGAGCGGCCGGTAGCCGTGCTCCGCATCGGCGTGCAGCAGCGCCACCTCCGAGTCATCCACCAGCTCCCCATCCCGATACCCCTCGAAGATGCGCCCCACGCCCACCATGCCATGGGCCGACAGCTCCGCCGCGCGCAGCGCCCCCATGCTCGCCCCACCGAAGATCGCCACGCCCGCCTCCATCGCGGCCAGCAGCTCGTGGTGCCACACCGAGGGCTGCGCCTCGAAGACGCCATCCACCAGCGCGATGGCTCGGGGCCGCAGCGACAGTGCCCGCCACACATCCCCCTGACGGGCCGGAGGCAGGACACGACAGGGCGCCAGCTTGCGCGCCTCGTCCGCGGGCAGCGAGGGGCCCAGGAAGACGACGAGATCCTCGGGACGGCGTTTCATAGGAGCTCCGAGATGCGCATGCCCGGCACCACCACCCGCCGCACGTGCAGTCCGGGCATCGGTGCATCGAGCGTGACGGCGGCCACCTGCGTGAAGCCCGCGCGCCGAAGCTGGTTCAGCACGCGCCGCACCCCTCGGACCGGCGAGCCGCTGTCCGCCGAGAAGTCCGGCATGTCCTCGGCCCGGCGCTTGGAGCGCACCGAGGCGCAGACGCGAGCAAAGCCGCGCGCCGCCTCGCGATCCACCGCCGACACATCCTCCCGCGCGCCGTGGATGTCCGTGAGCCGCGACTGGGCCGCCTCCAGCAGGGCGCGCAGCAGCGCCTCATCCCTCCCGAGCGCGCACGCATACCCCGCCGTCAGCGGCACCGGCCCCTCCTCCTGGTCCACCAGCACCGCCGCCGCCACGGGCAGCCCCACCGCGCCGGGCGTCCGCGACGTGGGCGTCGCATCGAAGAGGTACACGCCGAAACCCCGCTCCCGCAGCGCGCGGGCCAGCTCCGCCGCCCGAGGCGCCCCCCGCCCCAGCACCACCGGCCCCAGCATCCGCCGCCGCACCGCCTCCTCCGTCCACCCGCCCGGCAGCGCGCGCGCGAGCTGGTCCCGCTCCGTGGCCTCCAGCAGCGCGTGCAGCAGCGCACGCCGCGCGTCCGGGTGCGCTCCCGAGCCGTTGCTCGTCCACGCCACGCACACCGGCCCCAGCGCCACCGAGCCCGCGGGAGGACAGTGCACCCCCTGGGCCGGCACCCACACCGACCGCCCCGTGTGCAGCTCCGTGGCCTGCCGCCAGGCACACCGCACCGAGTCCCCCCACAGCCGTGGGTCCACCATCCTCCCGGCCGAGCCCAGCGCCTCGGCGCTCCAGGCCCCCGCGTTGCGCCCGTCCAACTCGGAGCGCGAGCCCCACACCAGCCGGCCGGGGGACACATGCTCCGCGGCCCACAGCTCCGCGGTCTCGAAGAGCGCCCCCAGGGCCGCGCCCTCGAAGGAGAGCCCCTTGCCATTGCAGACCTGGAGCACATGGCCTCCCGGACGCACGGCGCACGCCACCTCCACGCCCGTCCGGTCCAGCCCCGTCACCCGCGCTACCCGGGTGACGCCCATGGCCTGGGCCAGTCGCGCCTGGAACACCTGTGAGACAAGGACTTGGTTGGTAGGAAGCACGGCGGACAACCTTAACTCGAAAACGG contains these protein-coding regions:
- a CDS encoding FKBP-type peptidyl-prolyl cis-trans isomerase is translated as MKVGKDRIISLEYQLHLGDGQVVDQSEPGQPLSYLHGRGQIVPGLEGALEGMGVGDAKKVVVPPGQGYGEHDSRGLQEVPRTMFPANAELKPGMRLAAQTDGGEVIPIGIHEVKGDTVIVDLNHPLAGKTLHFDVTVRGVRDATAEELTHGHAHGPDGHGHHHE
- a CDS encoding dicarboxylate/amino acid:cation symporter; this translates as MKAHQKMLVGIIAGTVAGLVAHSLAGDAAWLSWVVTNITEPLGKVFIRLLIMMVMPLLFSALVIGVCELDLRQIGRLGLKTLAYTVAFSTIAVVLGLVLVNMLQPGVGFSEEARASAAKNTSTVKAAPRPGSTAPAGILVGMVPDNPLRAAAEGDIIGVIIFALIFGAGLALTRTPGALRLREMLQGLYDVMMRLIDGVLRLAPFGVAALLFSVMAQLGVQVLGSILAYVAVVVLALGLHMFGVYSLSVRFLGGRNPLTFFRDIRLAMATAFSTASSNATLPTALKVAEENLRLPRHVSRFVLTAGAAMNQNGTALFEGVTVLFLAQVYAVPLSLADQAQIMFICVLAGIGTAGVPAGSLPVVLMILGIFKIPTEGIGLILGVDRFLDMCRTTLNVSGDLAAALYVARGEPSEGQSPGEPVESSSG
- a CDS encoding DNA-methyltransferase, whose translation is MSIDLPTEALRCHRADAREEDGYRAALGESRAGLLLTDPPYCLLTRRRKGGDERDPRAHKKIDRNPIVRFETVRDYRVFTEAWMTRAVGWLTPEAPLVIWTNLLGKEPITTVARGLGYTHLRGEYVWGKRTTEKNANEQLLRVYEVALVFARTPAPVPGLGEPPTVWAVVSGYDDDGEAGRWGNHPHHKPFSVLEPLVRTYTRPGDTILDPFAGSGSTPAAALRLGRRPACMEIEPEWAERVTHRLHETAKAQPPSAR
- a CDS encoding SDR family oxidoreductase, producing MILVTGGTGTIGSSTVKALQAKGARFKVGARSPDKLKGQGVETVLFDWDKPETFGPALQGVEKVFLLTPVSDKQTQYTQALVDAAKKAGVKHIVKLSVMGADAEPGISLGRLHRSSEKAIKDSGIAWTMLRPTYFMENFFNFYGADPKKDSTVYTTHGNGKAVWVDGRDVGEVAAAVLTGKGHEGKAYELTGPEALDSAEALTILGEALGRKYTHVPVPEEAGRKAMKDQHMPDWIVDGLSELAALIRNGWAATPATGVKDVLGRPPRTFKEYAKDYAAGKI
- a CDS encoding endonuclease III domain-containing protein; the protein is MEIPELPASLPPREKALRVHERLCAVYGCPIPFFHDLDPLSELISALLSHRTRNADSGRAFRQLRARFPTWEAVRDAPLLEVQEAVASVTWPEQKAPRLQAVLREISARRGGDMALDFLGELEVPQARAWLESLPGVGPKTSAAVLLFSRLRRPALPVDSHHYRVAVRLGLISARVPVGRSHALLSALLPPGWDAQQVYDHHEALMLHGQRCCFHLAPACVRCPVLDLCPWGQQRVARGKPG
- the omp85 gene encoding Omp85 family outer membrane protein, with the translated sequence MSWNPLRTLSRPLRSGVVLCLLASLALLPATVRAQGAAEAPVSPPGPLEESSAVVAPPPTDAPSAPARRKGWDIQGVPALNFNTDEGFGYGAILMLVDRADGTYEPFRYSVLLQLFQTTRQVAAHLITVDAPRFLDSQWRMGLELAYARTLFAPYYGLGNTASFVKEFSRCDDRDALEGNPDVCPGNPDFRGLRYYTYDHQSLPRIRLNARRQLSDTWRLFLGYRLRMDRIRMRYSPDDLGQSGDSKLLEDTSTGVLQSDEGSLGDPLSQRTSELMVGLQYDTRDIEAAPTLGMFHELSVRGGAGAIGSQFNYWGATLHSRFFHPVIPGYSRLVMAWRGLFDVMGGDVPISLLPVYGGFENRDGLGGVYSARGILLRRYQGPAKLLLNAELRWMALSVEPWGQQFDFTLAGFLDGGRVWSNLDFQEGGGLKTSTGGGLRISWNREFVIRLDYGVGITEPTTGFYLDIGHIF